The Sulfurihydrogenibium azorense Az-Fu1 genome contains the following window.
ATACTCTGATGCAGACTCTTGAACCTTTTGAGAGTACTTTTTTCTTTTATTCCCAAAGTAGTTAAAAGATAAAGCAAATAAAGGAGTTGCCACTAAGAATATAGTAAACAACTTCCAGTCCATATATACAAGAACAAAAACCATTGCAACTACTGTAAAAATCTGGGTAAAAAGATCTATTCCTAAAAATATCATAGAGTTTCTAAAGGCTTCTACATCGTTTGTTGCTCTACTTAGAATATCTCCATACTTTTTCCCTAAAAATGCCGTAAAATCTACATTTATAATTTTTTTGAATATCTCTTCTCTAATGTTTTTTACTACTTTGGCAAGGGCAAGGGGAAATAGGTATTCTTTTAAGATAAAACCAAGTTGTTTTAAAATGGCCAGTCCTAAAATTAAGAGGATTATAAATTTTAACTTTTCTAAATCTTTTTCTATAAAAACTTTATCTATGACATCTTTTACAATAAGAGTTAGTCCTGATAAGCTTGCAGCTTCTATTAAACTTCCTACAAGTGAGAAAAAAAGTAAAACCCAGTAAGGTTTAAATCTTTGGTAAATAAATCTTAAAGCTAAAATTGCCAGCTCCCAAAAGTTATATTAGAGTGTAGATAATATATCACAAGATTTGATTTGATGAGAAGAAGAGATAACTCCCCTGCGTAAACAGGGGAAGTTAAAGGGTTATTTCAATAAGTTAGCTACAGCTTGTAAAACTTCGTCGTAGTTAGGCTCTTCTGTTATTTCTGGAACTATTTGTTTGTAAGTAACAGTTCCATCTTTGTCTACTACAAATACAGCTCTTGCAAGTATTCCTTTTAATGCTCCTTCAGCTATTAAAACTCCGTACTTTTCCATATCTCTGTATCTAAAGTCAGATGCAACAGTGATATTTCCAATGTTGAAAGACTCACAGAATCTTTTTTCTGCAAATGGTAGGTCCATAGATACAACTGTCACGTCAACATCGTATCCTGCACACTTTTCATTGAAAGTTTTTGTTTCTTTTTCACAAACAGGTGTGTCTAAAGATGGAACTGTGATAATGACTTGAACTTTTCCTTTTGCTCCACCTATTCTTTTTTCTGATAAATCAGATGCTACTACTACAGCTTCTGGAGCTTTGTCTCCTACGTTGAGTTGTGGTCCTGCTAATGCCACAGGATTTCCCTTTAAATTTACTGTTGTTGCCATTACAACACCTCCCAAAAAATTTGGTTATAATTTTAACGGAAGCTTGGTTTAAGTAATATGATAGTAATCAAAGTTATTTTTAATAATTGACAGAGTTTTCTCAAAGTGCTATCTTATTAATATATGGGGACGTAGCTCAGTTGGGAGAGCGCTTGCATGGCATGCAAGAGGTCGGGGGTTCAAGTCCCCTCGTCTCCATTATTTAAAGCACACCACCTAAAGTTAATCTTTTTATCCTAACTGTAGGTTGAGCATCACTTACAGGAGCTCTCTGTCCATCTTTTCCACAAGTTCCAATAGCCCATCCTAAATCGTATCCAACAGCATCTATATCCATTAAAGCTTGAGGTCCATTACCTATTAAAGTTGCTCCTTTTATAGGGTATGTTATTTCTCCGTTTTCTATTCTGTATCCTTCTATTATCTCAAATACAAAGTCTCCGTTGACTGTGTTTACCTGTCCACCACCCATTTTTACTACGTATATACCGTCTTTTGTATCTTTTATTATATCTGATGGGTTATCTTTTCCTGCATCTATGTAAGTGTTTGTCATTCTAACAATTGGTATGTTTTTATAGCCGTCCCTTCTTCCGTTTCCGGTTGACTGTTTTCCTTCTTTCATAGCAGTTAACCTATCGTACATATAACCTACTAAAACTCCATTGTCTATTAAAACTTTCCTTTGAGCAGGAACGCCTTCATCATCAAAAGTAAAAGAGCCATTTTTACCTTTTAATGTTCCATCGTCTATAACTGTAACAAGGTCTGAGGCTACTTTTTGTCCTAATTTTCCTTTATAGACTGATAAACCTTGATTTACAAGGTCTGCTTCTAATCCGTGTCCTACAGCTTCATGAATCATAGTTCCACCAGCATGGGAAGACATAACAACGGTAAAACTTCCAGCTGGTGCAGGTTTTGCTTTTAGTCCTAAAACGGCTCTCTCAGCTGCCTTTGTAGCTACATAGTCAATAACATCTATAAAATCTTCGTTAAACAGTTCGTATCCTACACTTCCACCAGTTGCTTCATAACCCCGGTATAAAGAAGTTCCATCACTTGCTATCGCTTCAACAAAGAATACAACTCTTACTTGATGGTCTTCTACAATTTCTCCTAATGAGTTTATGATTAGGATGTCTCTTTTTACATCTCTTAGCGTTACTGAGACTTGTTTTATTCTTTCATCGTATGACCTTGCTATTTCGTTTGCCCTTTCTAATATATCTTTTTTCTTTCTTATATCAAACTCATCTGGGTCTATTAAAACCTCTGTTTTACCTACATAATGGCTTTTTCCTACTGCAATTTTTCCTTCTCCTTCATATTTAGCCAAAGTTTTTGCAAGGTTTAAGAGATTCTCGTAGGTTAAATCACTTGTGTATCCATAGTTTGTTTTAAAGTTTTTTATAAGCCGTAAGCCTACACCAGTATCTCTTCCACTGTTGACTTTTTCTATCTTGTTATCTTCCAAGTTAAGTGTTAAACTTTTTAAATCTTCAAAAAATATCTCTCCGTACTCTCCTTTATCAGCCATTAAAGCTGTAAGTATGTATGGTGCTTTTTCTCTGATTAGCTCTTTCATATTTCCTCCTTATAAACCTAACAAGAATACTAATTCTTCCTTATAGTAAATATTGTACTGCATTTAATCCTTTTTTATCTAAAAATATGTAAAAAACTTTAATTTTAAAGCTTTTCAAAATTATTTTATTATTATACTCTTTTAATACGTTGAGTGAGAAATTAATGCCATAATTAAACCTCACAGTACCTGAAAAAGCTATAACCTATTGCATAAGCATACAAATATGAAAGAAGCGTTATACCTTTTCTCCATCTGCTAAGAGCGTTAAATTGTTTTAACCTTGAAAATACGCTCTCAATAATCTGCCTTTGAGCTTTATCCTCTTTTGTCTCACATACGATAACATTCTCACATCCTCTATAGCCTTTGTCTCCTATTACTTCAAAAAGGCTTATAAGTCTTTTAAACCAAATACTAGTTTTTGCTCTTAACCTAAAAGATTTAACTTCATGATAACTTGCTGGATGAAACCAAATGTCATAAACTCTTCCCTTTGTATCACAAATTATCATAACAAGCACTCCATAGTATATCTCTTCAAATTTTACTCTTTTTTTGTAGTGTTGACTGTATAGATTTCTTTTTCTTCTTACCCAAAACTTCTTTCCATTAAATCTCTTTATTCTCTGGGTTTTTGCTCTGTTTACATTAGCTACTGGAAGTATTGTACCATCTACTATAAGCCTTGGTTTTTTATTAGATACCAAAACTTCTATAATTACAGACAGTATTCTCATTTGTAGATATATTCTAAGCAGTTCGTATATTCTTTTAATTCTTGATTTTCTGAATATGTGATAAGACTTTATAGAGTCATCAATAAATTGTCTTGCTATTTTCAAAACAGGCATTCCAGTTATGTATGATAAGATGAAAACTGCTGCTATTTCTTCATCGGTAATTTTTGGTTTTCTACCAGCATTAGATTTAGCTGTATTCTTATAAAAAGAAACTTTAAATGATTGAAAATTTTTGAGAAGTATGTTATAAAACTTTTCCAGTTGCATTTTTTGACCTCCCAAAAGTAGTTTGGGTATATTATAACCCGAGCTACTTTTGGCTTTTTATTAGAAATAAAATTGAAAAAATGAATTTCTCACTCAAGGTTTATTTTATTATTATACTCTTTTAATTTTGTTTGATTTTGATAGTTTTTTAGAGAAGAGCGTTGTTAACAGCTGCTTGACTTTTTAACCATTTTATATTACATTTATACGAATAAAAAAACACTTACGAGACTTTAAAAAATGAGTAATATATACACACTCTTTACCTGCAGTTTAACAAGTTAATCAAGTATTCATATTTAGATAAAACGGATAAGAAAGATGGGACGGACGGAAAAGTTATGGGAAAAAAAGAGATTCAAGACCTTTTTGAAAGGTTAAAAGACCTTCTTTTAGTTGAAAAAGATTTAATAGTAAAGGCTATAAATGACTCTCAAGCTGTAGATCAGTTAAATAAAGTTGTGGAAGAAAAAAGAGAAGTGTTGTTAAAACTTGCAAACTATAACCCTGAAGACTTTAAAGGGTTTGAAAACATGGTAAGAGAGATTCAAGACCTTTCAAAAAGTAATATGATCCTCTCCCAAGCAAATTTAAAGTTTATAGAATCTGTATTTGATAGTATTTTTGAGAATGCTTCTACTTACTCTACAGAAGGTCAGATAAAAAAACAATCTTCAAGTATTATCAATAAAAAAGCTTAAAGGGGGCTTTTATGAGAGCTGCATACTACGATAGATTAGAAGGCTACAAGGCTATAAAAATAGGAGATTTTCCTGCTCCTGAAATTAGTGAAGATGAGGTTTTAGTAAACATAAAGGCATTTTCGTTAAACCATCTTGATGTATGGGTTATGGAAGGAAAATATCCTGCAAACATACCTCTTCCTCACATATTTGCATCTGACGGAGCTGGAGTAGTTGCAAAAGTTGGAAAAAATGTAAAACATTTAAAAGAAGGAGATAGGGTTGTAGTGTTTTCTGGACTTTCCTGTGGTGTTTGTGAAAAATGTCTATCAGGGAAGGATAATGAATGTAATAGTTTTAGACCTCTTGGCGTACTGGAAGATGGAGTTTCAGCAGAGTACGTTAAAGTTCCAGCTGTAAATGTTTTCAAAATCCCTGAAAACTTGTCTTTTGAAAAAGCAAGCTGTATTCCTATCACTTATATAACATCTTGGCATTCTCTAATAACAAGGTCGGGAATAAAACAGGGGGATACAGTGTTAATTCACGGTGGTGGAAGCGGTGTCGGGACAGCTTTAATCCAGATAGCCAAACTTTACAACGCAACAGTTATAACAACTGTAGGAGATGACTGGAAAGTAGAAAAATGTAAAGAGATAGGAGCTGACTTTGTTATAAACTACAATAAAGAAGACTTTGTAGAAAAAGTTAAAGAGTATACAAAGGACCAGCTTTGTGATATTGTGGTAGACCATATAGGTGCAGCTACATTTTCAAAATCTCTCTCCTGCGGGAAAAGGGGAGGAAAAGTAGTTACCTTTGGCTCAACGACAGGAGCTGACACTCAAGTTAACTTAAGGTACATATTTGGTAAAAATCTTACAATTCACGGAGTTTATATGGGTACAAAAGGAGAGTTTGCAACTATGTTAAAACTATTTCCTGATAAACTCGATCCTGTCATAGATTCTATATTTGACTTAGAAGATGTCCAAAAAGCCTATGAAAAACTTTTAAGCAGGCAGTTTTTTGGGAAAATCGTGGTAAGAGTATGATAAAAATTGAAAATTTATACGTTGAGATAAACTCAAACACAGTACTTGAGGATATATCCCTTGAGATAAAAAAAGGTGAGATAGTTGCAATAGTTGGACCAAACGGAGGGGGTAAAACTACTCTCATAAAAGTTATTTTAGGGTTTATAAAACCATCAAAAGGAGTTGTACTTATAGAAGGTAAAACACCACAGGAGTATGTAAAATCAGGTAAAATAGGTTATCTGCCTCAAAGGTCTAACTACGATAGAGATTTTCCTGTCTCAGCCTTTGACGTTGTAATGTTTGGATTAGTAAACTCAAAATTAAGTAGAAAAGAGAAAGAAAAAAAGGTTTTAGAGTATCTAAGATATGTCGGAATGGAAGAGTTTAAAGACCATCCTTTTGGAAAGTTGTCTGGAGGACAGCAACAAAGGGTGATGATAGCAAGAGCCGTTATCTGTGAACCTGAGCTACTTATTTTAGATGAGCCAGCTACAGGAGTTGATGTAGTAGCACAGGAGAGTTTTTACGAATTTATAAAAAAGTTAAATAAAGAAAAAGGAATAACTGTAATAATGGTTACCCACGATATTGGAGCTGTAGGCTCTTTTACAACTAAGGTAGTTGGTTTAAACAGAAAACTTCACTACCTTGGAGAGTATGTAAATTTCTTGTCTAAAGAGTCTTTAGAGAAACTTTACGGCTCGGAAGTCAAACTCCTTATCCACTCCCCTGAATGTTTTACTTGTCAGTATTTTAACATTGAGGTTAAACATTGATAGATTTTTTATCTATTCCTTTTATAAGAAATGCAATAGTTGGTGGTATTTTAATTGCAGTTTTACTGTCTGTTTTGTCTTTGTTTGTGTTTGTGAAGAGATGGTCTTTTATAAACATAGGTATATCCCACGCAGCATTTGGCGGTCTTGCCATAGGATTTTTCTTAGGGATTAACCCTACGATAGTAGGAAGTATATTTGCAGTTTTAGTTGGAATTTTGATAGGTTACATAAGTAAAAAAGGTCAGATACATGAAGATATTTCCATAGGTATTTTACTTTCTTTCTCTATGGCTCTTGGTGTTGTGGTAATGTCTTTCTCTAACAATTACAACTCTGACCTTTTTGCATTTTTGTTTGGTAATATTTTAACTATATCCTCTCAGGATATTCTGATGATTTTTATATTTTCTACATTTTCTTTAATCTTTTTATTTTACAACTTAGAAAAGTTGATGTACTGCTGTTTTGATGAAGAACTTGCTTACATAGGTGGAGTAAAAACTGATTTTTTATACTACAGCGTTATAACAATAATAGCCATTGCAACGGTTTTATCTATTAAGTTAGTTGGGTCTATTCTCTCTTCTGCAATGATAATACTTCCTGCAGCTGTAGCTTCTCAACTATTTTGGAGGTACAAGAGTATAATAGCAGCTTCTATAGTGATAAGTGTGATAGTTGTTTTAGTTGGGATATTTTTATCCTTTGAGTATAACCTACCATCAGGCTCAACGATAGTAATCCTTTATTCTCTATTATTCTTTATAGTGTTGTTAGTAAAAAGAATTTTAAGATAAATTAAAGCCAGTAAGCTTTTATATGTCCTTTTATCCAGTCCCAGAGGATTTTTTTGGCCGTCCTATCGTAATCAACCTCTCCACCTGATACTTTGTAGTTTAACTTTTTCCCTATTGTTTCAAGGGCTTGTAGTGGGTCATCTGGAATTTTTACTTTGTAAGCATCCTCTAGAGCTTCTTTTTTGTTTTGGATTATTTTCTCAATAAGTTTTATGGCAACGTCTGCAGGGTAAGGTAGTTTATCAGGAATGTAAGAGCCTTTTAACGCCAAATCTTCCTGATACTCAAGGGTTATTATCCCCGGAGTGTCTATTAAGTATATGTTTTCATCTAACTTTATTAGCTTCTCTCCTACAGTCATTCCCGGTTTTGGAGATGTGGTTGCCACTTTTTTCTTTTTTAAGGCATTTATAATAGAAGATTTTCCTACATTAGGATAACCTAAAACTCCCACTTTTACTATCTGTTTTTCTTTAGCATACTCTTTTATCTTTTCTAAAAGCTGATTTACACCTATATTTTTATGAGCTGAAAACATAACAACTGGAAAATCTTTTTC
Protein-coding sequences here:
- the tpx gene encoding thiol peroxidase; translated protein: MATTVNLKGNPVALAGPQLNVGDKAPEAVVVASDLSEKRIGGAKGKVQVIITVPSLDTPVCEKETKTFNEKCAGYDVDVTVVSMDLPFAEKRFCESFNIGNITVASDFRYRDMEKYGVLIAEGALKGILARAVFVVDKDGTVTYKQIVPEITEEPNYDEVLQAVANLLK
- a CDS encoding TldD/PmbA family protein, with the translated sequence MKELIREKAPYILTALMADKGEYGEIFFEDLKSLTLNLEDNKIEKVNSGRDTGVGLRLIKNFKTNYGYTSDLTYENLLNLAKTLAKYEGEGKIAVGKSHYVGKTEVLIDPDEFDIRKKKDILERANEIARSYDERIKQVSVTLRDVKRDILIINSLGEIVEDHQVRVVFFVEAIASDGTSLYRGYEATGGSVGYELFNEDFIDVIDYVATKAAERAVLGLKAKPAPAGSFTVVMSSHAGGTMIHEAVGHGLEADLVNQGLSVYKGKLGQKVASDLVTVIDDGTLKGKNGSFTFDDEGVPAQRKVLIDNGVLVGYMYDRLTAMKEGKQSTGNGRRDGYKNIPIVRMTNTYIDAGKDNPSDIIKDTKDGIYVVKMGGGQVNTVNGDFVFEIIEGYRIENGEITYPIKGATLIGNGPQALMDIDAVGYDLGWAIGTCGKDGQRAPVSDAQPTVRIKRLTLGGVL
- a CDS encoding zinc-binding dehydrogenase, translating into MRAAYYDRLEGYKAIKIGDFPAPEISEDEVLVNIKAFSLNHLDVWVMEGKYPANIPLPHIFASDGAGVVAKVGKNVKHLKEGDRVVVFSGLSCGVCEKCLSGKDNECNSFRPLGVLEDGVSAEYVKVPAVNVFKIPENLSFEKASCIPITYITSWHSLITRSGIKQGDTVLIHGGGSGVGTALIQIAKLYNATVITTVGDDWKVEKCKEIGADFVINYNKEDFVEKVKEYTKDQLCDIVVDHIGAATFSKSLSCGKRGGKVVTFGSTTGADTQVNLRYIFGKNLTIHGVYMGTKGEFATMLKLFPDKLDPVIDSIFDLEDVQKAYEKLLSRQFFGKIVVRV
- a CDS encoding metal ABC transporter ATP-binding protein — its product is MIKIENLYVEINSNTVLEDISLEIKKGEIVAIVGPNGGGKTTLIKVILGFIKPSKGVVLIEGKTPQEYVKSGKIGYLPQRSNYDRDFPVSAFDVVMFGLVNSKLSRKEKEKKVLEYLRYVGMEEFKDHPFGKLSGGQQQRVMIARAVICEPELLILDEPATGVDVVAQESFYEFIKKLNKEKGITVIMVTHDIGAVGSFTTKVVGLNRKLHYLGEYVNFLSKESLEKLYGSEVKLLIHSPECFTCQYFNIEVKH
- a CDS encoding metal ABC transporter permease gives rise to the protein MIDFLSIPFIRNAIVGGILIAVLLSVLSLFVFVKRWSFINIGISHAAFGGLAIGFFLGINPTIVGSIFAVLVGILIGYISKKGQIHEDISIGILLSFSMALGVVVMSFSNNYNSDLFAFLFGNILTISSQDILMIFIFSTFSLIFLFYNLEKLMYCCFDEELAYIGGVKTDFLYYSVITIIAIATVLSIKLVGSILSSAMIILPAAVASQLFWRYKSIIAASIVISVIVVLVGIFLSFEYNLPSGSTIVILYSLLFFIVLLVKRILR
- a CDS encoding GTPase; the encoded protein is MEKPREWLREKSIAKKVLKESNVVLEVVDARIPLLTRNSVVESLAKERNKSLIVVLNKSDLVPKEFLEQAKGVIEKDFPVVMFSAHKNIGVNQLLEKIKEYAKEKQIVKVGVLGYPNVGKSSIINALKKKKVATTSPKPGMTVGEKLIKLDENIYLIDTPGIITLEYQEDLALKGSYIPDKLPYPADVAIKLIEKIIQNKKEALEDAYKVKIPDDPLQALETIGKKLNYKVSGGEVDYDRTAKKILWDWIKGHIKAYWL